The genome window AGATCTAAAAGCTTGTTGTGCTGGAAGGCGTCGAGAGTTACTCGTAGGAAGGTAATTGCTAATTCAGACTATCATTTGATAGCCTTTCTCTGGTCCACTTTTCGTGCTGTGGAATTATGCAAGACTCGGTGGTAACTTTATTTACATTGTTTGCTCTGTGTGTCGAAGTTGTCTGGTTAGGCATCTCCTATGACGTATACATACACTTGAATGTGAAGATAACCGTTTTGTGTATTTAAGGTACGAGTCATTGCCGTAATAATGATGATAGGTAAACTAGTTTGCATCCTGCTTCTATGTTACTCAACTAGAAAGACTAAGTAGATTACAAACAATGGTTGTTGCCCAAATAAACCCCGAACTTGTTTGCTGCACCATGTCTAATCCAGACACTTCAATATAGACCGCATGTATGCTTCCACACCCCCTCCTCCATCCCTGGACAACCCTATACCTTAACTGCTAAACTGGTACTACtgtagtagtatatattatGTTTTGATTATTAGTAAACATTCCTTTCTGCTTCATGGATCCAGTCTGAAGACATTATTGCTTGTATATATTGGTATTCGCAGCGTTCTCGTTTGAAAACTAGGACAAGAAAGCCACATTCATTGCTGAAGCTTGTCTCCTGTGGAAAATGTCTCTCGTCCCGGTCTCCACGGTAAACAAGCCCTGGGTGGTTCCTCGGTATGACTTCGTTTACCATAATACTTGTGTAATTAACAATTTTTCTTGCCGTTTAGAGGGTCTGTTCTATCTGTCAAATTTCTTTCATCCTGAATAAATGTATTTCTGATGAGAAACGTAGGAAAGAAGTTTAGGGTTGTAGTCCTTGATATTCATTTTAGCTGCAGTGAGAAACGTAGGAAAGAAGTTTAGGGTCTGCTTGAATGCAGAAAATGGTGGACTATAGTGATATCAAGCATTCCCACTGCGGCTTCTTGTTAAGTACAcaatgcttctttttttcttattctATATGATTAATAAATTGCTACCGGCGAACATGTGGCGAACAAGTGGCAAACGTGTAGCGGGCCAATGGTAGAGTAGTAGGGGTGCAACTTAGAAATTCAATTCTTGAAAGGCTGAAAACAGATTCTTCACATGTTATGTGGAGATAAAGTTTTCATACATCTCGTTTGTCTCCGATTCCATTCACTGTGGAGCCTTGTCAACATAATTGATTAATTGTTCCCGTGTATTAAACGAAAATGTGAAAGCGTAGATTGTAATGCACAGAGAATGACATCTCTCATAGTCTTtgcagataattaattaatcaatcaattatttaccttgaaatttttttatgattgCCATCTAATCAACGGCAAATGAATTTTTCCAAATGTTTATACCTCGAAATGTGACAAATGGTCCAGACAACGGTCGCAATAATGCAGATGGTTTGATTTTGTCGCCATTTTTAGCCTGCAGATGAGGTGAAAATATTGAAGGAATTCTTATAATAATTTACtaattttgaaacaaaactccCTCTGTCAGAATATTAAAGTAGAAACTGTATACTTTTATCTTATGCACTCCAGTTGTTGGGGACAATCAGCAATGACACACACTATCATGTTATTTGTATACGTAACATTACGTGCCAATACAGTTGGGTTGCATACACGTTTGCCAGGTCAGCGAAGAAACCAATGACCTAGATGAGTTGTCAAATGTATGTATTTTGTGTACGTACGACACGACATTCTTGTTCTGGATTTGGCATTTTGTCTGCGTCTGCGTCTGCGTCTGCGTGGCGTTATCTTAATGAGCCGGAGGGACCGACTGTGCCTGCAACGTGTTGACTTTTTAATTGGATGACGTGGCTTGAGTCAAAAGTGTTTtaaatatactatatatatattgatggaTGGATTAGGCAAGTGAATAGACTTTCTAGGGCAAAGCCGGAAAGCCATTTTTTCAATAATCCATGTGCTGGTCAACTTGAGTTTTGGAGATTTTAGTCAAAAGTGGAAATTTTTGAACAGAAGGCTCTACAATTAAATAACTCCATTTGTATCAAAAAGTCGCGTGGGCCCACTTCATGCTTCCCATTCCTTCCCCCTCTTAATTTCATCTTTTCATGGTAAAAAGTAGTAGTAAAAGTAATCATACATATATGCCCTTAAAGCAAGCATATACTACAATATGTCAAAAAACATTCCAATTATATGTAAAAAATTAGGTCCCAGATTACATTTTGTCATCGGAATAATGAGTGAGCTTATATGAGGTAATCAATAATTCTACTACATGTGAGTTATTAGGTATTAGGAAAGATCAGGAAAATCAAACTATTCGGGGTTTACATGGGTGAAAATCACATGTTTATTAATCATAAAATGTAGAGGAATCAAATCTTTTCGCTAGAAGTTAACCAGAGAACCTGTAATAGTCACACAAATGTTATGTGAGTTGTGGATCAAGAGATGTGACAGTTATGAGGATTCTGTGATTATCACGTGAGATCCGTTAACCAGGCCGATCCTCCTGATTTTGTGGCACGAAATTAGTTATTAACGATAAAGGGTCAATCAATTCCTAAAATAAGGAAGACCTCATGGATTTTCAAAAGCAAACTATATAAaccagaaagaaaaataaaagagagtaGGGGATGAATCTTTGATTACTTAAAAtatacaatttgaaataagAATTTGACTTGAGGATTGGAGTGTCATTGGTTATTTACTGTGATTGTCGAACCTATTGACCAATTATTGTTTCAAATGTCTATGAAGTATGAATGGAGGTGAGACTAGTCTTCTATGGCCCATTTACATATTAGCCATGAAGGTAAAGCTTATTCATCATATAAAAAAGTTCAAAATCTAGTAAATACAATATTTATTATATAGATGATAGAGAATCACTTAGATAATAATCTAGTGGTAAATAAATCTCTGTAAAATCAAATTATAAAAGCTTGAAAGGGTCTGGGTTCATTTATACAATGAATAATTTTTATGGTCACTCGTTGAACTTTAttgaatttataaaaaatttatgtgacTTCAGGGTTCCAATTTAGGTCATTATAGAGATTGTAGGGGAGCAGAGGAAACGAATGGACAGAATCTGTATCGTTAATTCGTTACCCGTCAGAACTCTTGCGAGTCTTTTTCACCAGAACGgtcattgaattgaattgaatttaatttcctagagagagagagagacagagagagtagAAACAACTcaccaaaacaaaaggaaaaaagaaaaaaaagtcttgGAAATTCAGTCTCATTTTCCTTCCTAAACGCGGTTCGCCGATCCTGGTTTCTCTTTAAAAAATACCAAATCTTCTCTTTATACCTTGGAGGATTCAAACACCATTTCCAAAGAACCCAACAACAAGAAAGTAGTTATTGTTCTCTTCGTCTCGGAATTTCTCTGTTTTTGTCTTTGTTAGATTTTGAGGCTTCAGAGATCCTATTTTTTTTGCAAGATTTGTGTGGCTTCTTCAAGAGGTAATTTAGATCTGATTCTAGATACCCAGATACATAATTCAGAAGTCTTGGGACTGTCGAAGCCTGTGTTAGGGATTGACTTGAGTTTTGCGGCAATTTCAATGGCGGCAGCGACTATAGTTTCCTCTCTACGGCGGCGGAAATCTCCTTACCTACAAGCGTTCTTGGCTCCGGTAGACCTTGCCGATGTGGCACTTGTACAGACCCTCGCATCCATATCCACCGAGCTCGTCTCCCGCTTCTCCGCCAAGTCGTTCTTCTTTTAGCGCAAGAATTGTCGCTCTCTGATTCGCAAAATTGAGGTCTTTCTGGTCTTGTTGGAGTACTTGAGGGACTCTGTTTCTGGGTCCAGTCTTCCTTCGACCGCGCTGTTGTGTTTTAAGGAGATGTATTTGCTTCTCTATCGGTCCAAGATACTCCTTGATTATTGCGCGCAATCGAGTAAGTTATGGCTTTTGCTTCAAAACCATTCAATTTCAGGCCATTTTCATGATTTGAATCAAGAGATTTCGACCCTTTTAAATGTATTTCCAACCAAAGATGTTGAATTGAGTGAGGATGTGGGGGAACAGATTGAATTGTTGCGAAAACAAGCCAGCAAATTGAATTTATATATTGATAAGGATGATGAGGCCTTGCGGGTTCTATTCTTTTCGTTTCTTGACGAGTTTGAGAAGGGAAAGATACCCAATCCAGTGGAGTTGCAATTGTTCTTTGTTGAGAGCTTGGGGATTAAAGATGTCCATAGTTGTAGAGCTGAAATTGACTTTTTGGAGCAACAGATTGTGACTAATGAGGGAGATGTTGAACCAACAGCCGCTGTGCTTCATGGGTTTGTTGCGATCACCCGGTATTGCAGGTTTTTGGTATATGGTTTTGAGGAAGATGAAGTGCAATTACAATTTGTTAATCggaagaaaccaagaaaaggACTAATTAGTCAAGAAATTGCGGAGACATTTGTCACGATTCCGAAGGACTTTTGTTGCCCCATATCATTGGATTTAATGCGAGACCCAGTTATCATTTCTACCGGGCAGACTTATGATCGAAGTTCCATATCTAGGTGGATGGAAGAAGGGCATTGTACTTGTCCTAAGACAGGACAATTGATTGTCCACACCCGCCTCATCCCTAATAGGGCATTAAGGAATTTGATTTTGCAGTGGTGCACTGCTCATGGAATCCCCTATGACCCGCCAGATTGTGCGGAATCTTCTGCAGAATCTTTTCCTGCAGCGTTGCCAACCAGAGCTGCGCTAGAGGCTAACAGAGCCACAGCAAAGCTTCTCATCCAACAGCTCGCAGATGGGTCTCTTGGTGCGAAGACAGTTGCTGCTCAGGAGATACGTTTGTTAGCCAAAACAGGAAAAGATAACCGCGCCTTCATTGCTGAAGCTGGGGCAATCCCTCATCTTCTTAAGTTGCTGTCGTGTCAAAACCCTGTTGCACAAGAGAATTCCGTAACCGCTATGCTCAATCTATCCATTTATGAGAAGAACAAGAGTCGAATCATTGATGAGGAGGGGTGTCTAGCGTCGATTGTGAAAGTTCTGTGGTTTGGGCACACAACGGAGGCCAGAGAGAATGCCGCAGCAACATTATTCAGTCTCTCTGCTGTTCATGACTATAAGAAGCGAATAGCTCATGAGGACGGGGCAGTTGAAGCCTTGGCAGGGCTTTTGAGAATGGGGACCCCAAGAGGGAAGAAGGATGCGGTCACAGCTTTATTTAATTTGTCCACTCACACGGAGAATTGCACGCGAATGATTGAAGCTGGGGCTGTAACAGCACTTGTTGGGGCATTGTCGCATGAAGGGGTGGCCGAGGaggctgcaggtgcattggccTTGATTGTCAGGCAACCAATTGGGGCCGAAGCAGTTGGGAGGGAGGAAATGGCTGTGGCAGGGTTATTAGGAATGATGCGGTGTGGGACACCAAGGGGCAAAGAGAATGCTGTTTCAGCTCTGCTTGAGTTGTGCCGGAGTGGTGGGGCTGCTGCTAATGAAAAAGTTCTCAAGGCACCACCATTAGCTGGTGTGCTCCAAATGCTTCTGTTTACTGGTACAAAGAGAGCAAGAAGGAAAGCAGCGTCACTTGCTAGATTGTTTCAAAGGTTTGAGAATGCAACCTTGCATTTTGGTGGACTTGGCGTCGGATATTCATTTGCTGGAAATTCAGCTGCAAACAGGGAGCCAAGTTTCGTCGGTGATGTTTCGGTACATATGTCCATTTCAGTGCCTGTTTTGTagggatgatgatgatgattatgacaTCCGGTGTCTTGGTTTtggttgtcttctccatttacgTGCATCCCCATTCATTTTTGTTGGTGATATTTCATACATTCTTTTGTGAAGAATCTCAGGTGATAAAGAAGGAAATTATAGAGATATCGTCTTGGAAAGAAATATTTAtggtttttgttttacttttatatTTTGTAATAGCCAATAATTTAGTTGCTTAACAATACTAAGAGATACAGACAGTTACTGATGCACATGTTTGTTGTTTTAGATTGTTTGTCTTTTTGGTGGACTCTAGTTTCTGTGTTCTAGCTTTAAAAACGTAGCTTTAGTCTTAGTCTTAGGTTTTTACCCCACTTCTTTGGTGGCGAATCACATTTGGTGATTTTTTCTAGCAATCATGGCATTTGATTGGAAACTTGGAATCGTGAGTTTTAAGCTTGTTTGTGGCTTTCACTCTCTCTTCTTCaggagttcaaaaaaaaaagaaaaaagaggctTTTTTAGAACATACAGGAGTGGCTAAAATTGAGTGAGTTGAGGCTCTGTAAtacctttatgtgcatgtgaCATCAATAAAGAATGATCCACATGGAGGTCAGCAGGCAGATTCCATATATTTTTCTCACACATTTGAAGAAGGTGAAATCTGCAGATGGTCAAAAAAGTATATGTGATCAACATAGAATAAGGCATCTGGTAAGTTAAAACATGGATTGGTTCCAAGAAATGACAAAAACATTCTTGTGGCTGCTGTGGTGTGACGAGAGATTCACAACTTTTCTTCATCCAAATGATGGTGTACAGGTACAGCACTAAGAATTTTAGGTTTGATGACATCTTCGTCAGGTTGGTTTGCCATACTTTTTAGATTCCCACTAGCTAAGCACGTCAGAGTGGCTGATGTTGTTTCTTCAGGGACTCAAAAAGCGTAGAGAAAACTAATCTATGGATTGTTATAAAATCTTCTTGTAATTGAGAGCTTTGATAATGGACGGTCCATGTGTGGTGTGGGGGCACGCCTTCTACCAAAGTGGATTCACAAGTAAGGCCATTTACAAGGGGAAAATTATTAGAGATTTGTGGCATCGGTTCGATGGTGGACCCTCTGGTTTAGCCACTGATACTAGCTTGGTCGTCGTCGTCATGGTGATATATCGGGTGGTAGGACCCAAGTCACCCATGTTTGTTCGAGTGATCTGCACAGTAGAAATTGTAAGCTATGAGGGGCCGAGGGTGTTCTCGAGGACCTCTCCATTACTTTGTGAGGGGCATGGGGACCTctctgacgctcaagttagaGGGTTATCAATGGGGCTTGCTCAgagctcaagtagcaagtaaaaGTGCAAAGTTTCAAGTACTTTATCTGACATTGAAGGTCCCTTTTTATATGAATCTAGAGAAATCTAACTTAGGAGGAGTAGATCTCTTCCTCCCTGATTCTTATGTGGATTTACAATGGAGTGAATCTCATCTCGATTTCTTTCCTAATTGAAGTTGATCTACGTACTTCGGGACTTTGGATTCCCTTTGGTGTTTGGTCATCTAGGGCCACTGAGGTGGTGTGCTCGGTCTTACACTAGAAGAGCATCTCAGTCTTGTTGAGATGCTCTCTTCTCGATTACCACTCACGTGGGATCCTTGACCTGATTTATGCTCGAATGGGCACCTTGGTTCTACCTTGGTCGGTGACTCTTGGTTTGATATTGTCATCAACATCTTGTGCCACATGTCATCATCCTAGTGGAGggtattttgatattatcaacCATGGCTCAAGAGTCAAGACAGTACACATCGAGTGCTTAGGAGGTCCTGCACCCTTCAGAGGGACAAATATGAACTTCCACAATAGAGGCCAAGAAGAAAAGGATCAGGTTCTGATAGATTTAGGGCATTCTatgctaagaaaaaaaaatcatcaatgatCGTCTCAAAACATTCTAGACAGCTATGATGTCATTTTCCATCTATGTACCCGATTGATATTTGCCCAATACGTAGATAAACAATTCTCATGCACAAGCTTTCCACAGTGGGTGGGGTCGAAAATAGGCAGAATGTACGCCTGCAATATTTCAGCCGGAAATTCCTTTTTCACCCATTCTAAATACTTTGTGGAAGAAAGCCAAAGTAAAGATGGAAAAAAATGGAAGGAAGAGATGCAGAGGGATGCACAAGCTTAGAGAGCTTTGCTGTGGTGAAATGTCCAGAAAGATTTCAGAGAATCTATGATGGAGATGATCATAGAGAATCGAATATTCCGAAGAATACCATGACCTCGTAATCAAGGTATTCCGGCAGGTGTAGTTCGACCTGAAGCAGGCTTTTTCTGACCATGAATTACTCAGTGAACATGTGTAACTATGATTAGTCACTGCTTCTAATCACCTTGTAAATAATTACGCTTTCACTTTAACAGTATGCTTCTATGTTTCCACATCAACCAGCATAAATAATTTGTTAACTGCCAGGCTAAAGCCTCCTGTACTGTTTACATATCAATCAGCATAGATAATTTGCCACTTTCAGGCTAAAGCAAGATAAGGAGACAGCCAAGTTCTTAGCATGGCAGAAGACCAAGACCTTGCTTATAAGCTTCTAAATGAATGTTAAAATAAAAGACCAGGGGCGATATACCGCATGTCTATAAGCTTCTAGTGATGGATGAAAAGATGGCCTCAGGCTCATCATCAGATTGGAGACAACAGTACATGGAATGTACTCAAACCAATATATGACTAGTTACAAGTGCATTGGCGCATATTACAGCTGATTCAGGTACTCTCAATACCCTTATTCCCTTTGTATCACATGATTTTGTAGGGTAGGTGCTAGAACAATTCTTAAAATGACAACAACAAAGGGCGAATCCTTGGCGGGCCTCATGGTAAAGTTGCTTTACAGCAACTTAGAGGCCATGGATTCAATTCTTGTAAACAAGCTTTACTACATGAGCTAGTAAAGAGTGATTACATCATGCCCTTCACGACCTAGTCACTAGTGCAAGCGCACATCAAGGATTCAATTCCCAAAAACAGTCTCTACGCTTGGTGGAAGTAAGACTGTGTACATCATGTCCTTTGCAACCTCACTATCACTGCAAGTCTCAATTCCGAAAACCCCATAACTAAACTTCATTGACCTAGAGTTGTTTTGAACTAGGAAATCTCACCAGAGCGTATTCACAATAACGTTTATTAGCAAAGGACTGGACTCACTCTTCGAAGTATCTTTCAAGTCTCAACCACATTCAACATGATATAAATCAAAATCTGTCAATTTAATGGCGCCAAAACTAAACATGACCAAACAACCTTCTCCTCCAATTTTCAGTCACCTTGTCTGGCTGTCAAGTTGCCTATATCTGTTGATTCAATAGTGAATTGCAGAAACAATTGTGACAGGAAAACCTTGTACTCATCAACATGATAGGATGAAAATGTTGATTCTTATCGTATTTCTATTAGATTGTGCACCCAGCTTCCAATTCATTTTTTGTAACAGCATCTACATTTCATGAAACCTAGATATGCTTAATGCCGCAGCCTCCTGGAAGATAAAACACCTACCATTGCCTATATTCACCAAATAAAAGATCACTTTTCACCATCTGCCATGGAAATTCTACATCAACATTCCATATCTGAGGTAAGTTGAACTTTGGACAGAAGCTGTGCTAGATCACCAGAAACCACAATAAATCATCATCAACTAATCATCATCGACCAAATAATAGCAATGCATATTATTTGCTCAAGAAATATTCTAGATTACCATTCTCCCTATCTTGTGAAAATTACTTAACATAGCCATCcccatttgaaataaaaattactaAAACTTAACAGGGCTAAGCAACTTAACCCACATAGTACTGTTCCTAAGTTACAGAGACAAATATCAGGGAAGTGGGGAACGAACTCATAAATACAACTTTTTAACTGCATGTTACCATACAATGCCAATGAACTTTCATCAACTTCCATTGTTAGTAATAGTGATTCACTTTATTCAGCAAAAAGCAGTGATAAAAAGGCATTTGTAGCAAACTATTCACGGTGGTATTTAAGGATTTTCAATTAGGATTCAAAAACAGACATCCACATGTATCATCATGAAGAAGAAACTTCGTAAAAACAATTAAAAGGATAACGGGTAGAGGGTAGATAGTGCAGCGATATACTCATTAAATGGCCCATGGTAAGGAGATAAGCAGGGGCTTTCTCATGAGGATCCCTATAATGGGGAAGAATCAGTCTGACTGCTTGTGAGAGAATCACATGAATGCCAAAAAAACATTAGTGTGCACAGTAGAATGTTAGTACTTAGTACCAAAGGACATCTCATAAACTGTATATCATAATAGCACCAATACTTTTCAACTAATCCTGCAAACCAAACAATGAATGGCCAAAATGTTAAAAATCTattatttcaaaataaaatcaatcatACCTAGACGTATTATAACCAATATACGGAGTCATCAACATCCATGAAcaacaataaaccaatttcaaGTTTTCTCTGCAGCAGCAAGATGTCCCATCTGCTCAGTAAGATTATTTATACTCCTTACATTCCACCAAAATCTGCCAGGATCACTAGGCTTGCTTTCGTTCTTTCTCCCATCATCATCCTTTTTATTTGCTTGAGCTTCCTGAATATCAGACGAGCCAGGATTCTCCGTCAGAAATTGCTCCCAGAAGACATCATTCACCCCTGTAGTCACAGGAGCTGAAGTCCCACCAGCTTGTTCTTTCAAAGAAACAGGCTCTGGACCAGCCGGGACAACTGGCTCAGAATTCATGTCAATCCCAGGTGATTTAGTCCGACATTCAACATTAAGAGGGACACAAGACGAAGCAGGGCTATCAGCACAACTTGTAGATTCATCCAAATCAAGGTGGTCAGGATTCAAGTGAATGTGGGTATGGGATACATCTAGTACAGTATTCTCCCAAAATATCAAGGATGACTCCATATACTCTAATCGCTCTACATTTGATGCCACAATAGTAGTAGCATCTGCATTTTCTCTAGGTACTACCTGGGAACTCCCCGTATGATTCTCCTCCTCGCTGCCTTCATCATAAAAGTAACCAATTCTGGTTAATCTTCTCTTTCTGTCATGATTTTCGGATTGCGGAACAACATCTAAGGAAAGACCTGGTTTCTCCAATGCTTGGGCAAGGAAAGGAACCAAAATTTTCTGCCGTTGCTCCATTTGCCTCAAGCGCTCTGTCAAAATCTGAACTTGCCGCTCACATTCTTTCTGCCCTTGTTCATTTGTCTGCAACTCAGAAATGAGCATTTCTTTGTCCTGTTTGAGCCTAACAATGTCATCCTTAAAACCCTTCCTTTCAGAATCAGTTAATGGAGAGGACAAAGATCCTTGACCATGGATATTCTGCAAGGAATGGCTATGAACCGGTTTTCGTCTATGGATGTTCATCATGAGATATGGCTGACCTCTTATGAAATCATCATTTGCAAATTCCCATTGATCTGGATCAATTTTTCTAAAACCCTATTGAAACACGGAATCAGTTTAATATAAGTACAAAACAATAGATAAGGAATTATAACATACACAAGAAACCCAAAATGAAACGAAGTAGAGAAAGATACGGATAAAGCAATTGGCTTACATAAGTATTGAGCTGCCTAATGAAGCTGGAGAAGTTATTGTGCTTGAAGTATCTCGGCAGTAAATCCCTGCCAAACTCTGGAGGGTTCCACACAATAAAGCTTTTATTATTTTGACTCCATGAGACAACTGAATTTGTAGCCGGATCATCTACCATCTCATACGTCTTTGCAAGGAAAGGAGGAAGCGAGTTTGTACAGCCCTGAGACTCTTCCATTCTAACCCCAAATTCAAATCACAGATGCCaaagaataaatttaaaaaaaaaaaacaagcagCAATCCGTCAATCACCTTCAATCTTTTGGTCAAAATTCCTAATGTATCCCAAAAGCCCTAATAATTCTCCACCCAAATTTTCAAACTTTCAAACCCTTTATTCTCCAGAAATACAGATATCGCAGTTCCTCAATCTCCAAATACAATCAAGTTCGAGAATCAAAAGCACAACACGATGATGAGCacccacaaaccctaacaactcCAAAACCCCAACAAAGCGGGAAGTCCCAAATACAACATATGCAAATTCCGATAGCGTGGAAACAAAAAGTTGGTTTCTGTTATCAGTTGcgaaacaaatcaaacatttgACAACGGTTTCAAGCTCCAATACAAAAAAGGGAAACACATAAGAAGCTTCTACCTAAATCAAACTCTTAGTCACCTGAATTGAAGAACGCTTTGACCATAAGACTCTGCACtgcaattttcaaacaaatcttgTTAGGGTTTTATTATAACTTAACCCACGTTTGGTTGAATGTATTGTCATAGTGATAGTAATCGTAAATTGTAATCCATTTAAAAGTAATccttatgaaaacaaaaattaaaatagaaaaaaagaaacagaaaatgaagGTGCGGACTGGGCCCGAAGCCCTGCCCAAGCTCGGCCGTAATCACAACCATGCCTGACCAGGGCCCGAAACCATACTAGATTTGGGCTCGAAGACTTACCCAAGCCCGACCCTGGCTTGAAGCCCGTCCCTACCTCGAGCCATGCCCGAAACCCGGTCTAAGCCCTACCTAGCCCATATGCTAGAAGCTCGACTTGGGCTGGAAGCCTGAAGCCTAATCTGCTCCCGAAGCCCGTCTCAAGCCCAATGCCCAGAGCCCAATCCCCGGTCCATGCCAGTCCCATGCAGGATGCACTGCTCGGGCTTGAAGCCTGGCCCGTACCAGAAGCCAGACCCAGGCCATATCCCTAACCCCGACCTTACCCAAGCTCGACCTGGAGCTTGAAGTCCAACTCGGGCCTAAAGCCCGTCCCAAGCCTGACCTCAACCCCGATCCCTGGCCCAAAGCTCTGCCCATGCTTGGCCCGATCCCAAAGCTCATCCCAGGCTCGATGCCCGGCCAAGGCCTAAAGCCTGACATGGGCTCGATGCTTGGCCCTGGCCCAAAGCCTGACCTAGGTCTGATCCTCAACCTCGACCTGACCCTATTCCCTTCCCCGACTCGGGCCGAAATTTGAAAGCTTTTATGTCTCTACTTACACACATATATGATGagaatcaacaaaatatataatgtgaatatgtgtatatataaaaaaataaatctaaaataaaatatatatgtatttatttatatatacgtGACATATAACAAATATGTAAGAACATaattgtaaataatttataataagaatacaattataaataatttataatttttgggaTATATTTGTCTAAGGAATATCgaatatatttgattttgtaatcttaaaactaaattttaaatggtattgagattttttatttttgcaagAACTTCATTATTAAACAATTAGATTAcactatatttttaaattaatgggtattaaatattataatgtAATGTGAATATAATAATTACCATTACAATACAGGTATGTGAATATAATAATTACCATTACAATACAGGTAACCAAACGGGCCCTAAGACGTCGGCGTCCTTAATCGGCGAGGCCTCAAAACCCTAGAGAAACCCAcacctttcttcttcctctgcaATCACACTAACAGTTCTCTTTATCGTAGAAACTGCTCCTCATGGTCTACCATTAAAATGAAGATCGTGAAAGC of Tripterygium wilfordii isolate XIE 37 chromosome 13, ASM1340144v1, whole genome shotgun sequence contains these proteins:
- the LOC120013949 gene encoding heat stress transcription factor A-4c-like, which codes for MEESQGCTNSLPPFLAKTYEMVDDPATNSVVSWSQNNKSFIVWNPPEFGRDLLPRYFKHNNFSSFIRQLNTYGFRKIDPDQWEFANDDFIRGQPYLMMNIHRRKPVHSHSLQNIHGQGSLSSPLTDSERKGFKDDIVRLKQDKEMLISELQTNEQGQKECERQVQILTERLRQMEQRQKILVPFLAQALEKPGLSLDVVPQSENHDRKRRLTRIGYFYDEGSEEENHTGSSQVVPRENADATTIVASNVERLEYMESSLIFWENTVLDVSHTHIHLNPDHLDLDESTSCADSPASSCVPLNVECRTKSPGIDMNSEPVVPAGPEPVSLKEQAGGTSAPVTTGVNDVFWEQFLTENPGSSDIQEAQANKKDDDGRKNESKPSDPGRFWWNVRSINNLTEQMGHLAAAEKT
- the LOC120012876 gene encoding LOW QUALITY PROTEIN: U-box domain-containing protein 17-like (The sequence of the model RefSeq protein was modified relative to this genomic sequence to represent the inferred CDS: substituted 1 base at 1 genomic stop codon), which codes for MAAATIVSSLRRRKSPYLQAFLAPVDLADVALVQTLASISTELVSRFSAKSFFFXRKNCRSLIRKIEVFLVLLEYLRDSVSGSSLPSTALLCFKEMYLLLYRSKILLDYCAQSSKLWLLLQNHSISGHFHDLNQEISTLLNVFPTKDVELSEDVGEQIELLRKQASKLNLYIDKDDEALRVLFFSFLDEFEKGKIPNPVELQLFFVESLGIKDVHSCRAEIDFLEQQIVTNEGDVEPTAAVLHGFVAITRYCRFLVYGFEEDEVQLQFVNRKKPRKGLISQEIAETFVTIPKDFCCPISLDLMRDPVIISTGQTYDRSSISRWMEEGHCTCPKTGQLIVHTRLIPNRALRNLILQWCTAHGIPYDPPDCAESSAESFPAALPTRAALEANRATAKLLIQQLADGSLGAKTVAAQEIRLLAKTGKDNRAFIAEAGAIPHLLKLLSCQNPVAQENSVTAMLNLSIYEKNKSRIIDEEGCLASIVKVLWFGHTTEARENAAATLFSLSAVHDYKKRIAHEDGAVEALAGLLRMGTPRGKKDAVTALFNLSTHTENCTRMIEAGAVTALVGALSHEGVAEEAAGALALIVRQPIGAEAVGREEMAVAGLLGMMRCGTPRGKENAVSALLELCRSGGAAANEKVLKAPPLAGVLQMLLFTGTKRARRKAASLARLFQRFENATLHFGGLGVGYSFAGNSAANREPSFVGDVSVHMSISVPVL